ACGGCAACGCTGACAACGTCGGCGGAGCTCGCGCCGCTTGGCTGAGAGTGGTCGGCAGTAGCGCGGACAACACGCTCACCGCTAGGACTCACGACGGCGCCGCCCCCCTCACCCCGGCTACGGCAGCGCGTGCACGTGCGGTCCCACCGCGCTCGACCACGCGTTGCCCGCCGCCGCGTCCCAGTTCGTCGACCAGGTCATCGCGCCCCGCAGGTCCGGGTATGTCTTCGACGGCTTGAAGGAGCCGCAGTTCGTGGCCTTCGCCAGGCAGTCCAGGGCGTTGTTGACCACCGTCGGGGACACGTATCCGCTGCCTGCCCCGCTCGTCGAGGCCGGGACGCCCAGGCCCACCTGGGACGGGGACAGGCCGCCCTCCAGCTGGATGCAGGCCAGGGCCGTCAGGAAGTCCACCGAGCCCTGGCTGTAGACCTTGCCGTCGCAGCCCAGCATCGAACCGCTGTTGTAGTACTGGGTGTTGACGACCGTCAGGATGTCCTTGATGTTCAGCGCCGTCTGGAAGTACGCGTTCGACGTCGACTGCATGTCTATCGTCTGCGGGGCCATGGTGATGATCAGCGACGAGCCCGCCTTCGACGACAGCTGCCGCAGCGCCTGCGTCATGTACGTCGCGTTCAGGGAGTTCTCCAGGTCGATGTCCACGCCGTCGAAGCCGTACGTCTGCATCAGGGAGTAGACCGAGTTGGCGAAGTTCGTCGCGGAGGTCGAGTCGGCCACCGAGATCGTGCCGTTCTGGCCGCCCACCGAGACGATGACCTTCTTCCCGGCCGCCTGCTTCGCCTTGATGTCAGCCTTGAACTGGTCCACCGTGTAGCCGCCCAGGCCGGCCGAGTCCAGGGTGAAGGACACCGCGCCGGGCGTGCTCGTGGCGTCCGCGAACGCCACCGCGATGATGTCGTACTGCGACGGCACGTCCGAGATCTTCTGTACCGTCGCACCGTTGTTGAAGTTCTGCCAGTAGCCCGTCACCGCGTGCTTCGGCAGGGCGGCTCCGCCACCGCCACCGCCACCACCCGACGCCGCCGTCGTGGCAGTCACCGTCGCCGACTTCGCGGACTCGCCCGCCGCGTTCGTCGCCGTCACCTGAAAGGAGTATGACGTCGAGGCGGACAGTCCCGTCACCGTCGCCGACGTACCGGTCACGGCAGCCACCTTCGTACCGCCCTGGTACACGTTGTAGCCCGTCGCGTTCGACACCGCGCTCCACGCCAGCGACACCGATGAGGACGTCGTCGACGAGACCGCCAGGTTCGTGGGAGCCGAGGGGATCGTCGGGGCCGGATCGCCGCCTCCGCCGCCGTCCGGGCCGTAGACGGACACGTCGTCCGCGTAGTACGCCGCCTGCCCGTACCAGCCGTGCAGGTACACCGTCACCGACGTCGTCGAGGCGCCGGTGGTGAAGGTCGTCGACAGCTGCTTCCAGCTCGTCGAGTCCGCCGTCCATGTCGACACGTCCGTCGTGCCCGTGCCCGTCGCGCCCAGGAAGGCGTACCCGCCCTGCACCCAGGAGCTCAGCGTGTACGTCGAGTTGGGCTTGACCGCGACCGTCTGCGTGCACTGTGCGTAGTCCTGGCCCGCCGGTGTCGCCTTGAGCGCCGCCGCACCGCCGTGCACCGGGGACGAAACCGTCGTACCGCTGCCCGCCGAACAGGTCCAGTTGCTCAGGCCCGACTCGAAGCCGGTGTTCTTGGCGTTGTTGACGTCCGCGGCGGCCGCGTTGCCGGCGCCCAGGAAGGAGAGGGCGAGCGCGGCGACGGCGGCCCCGGCCAGGGTTCGTCTGCGGCGGAGCATGCCTGATACGCGGTCCACTTGAGCCTCCGATGGTGGGGAGAAGAAGAGCAGGAGGGCATTGCGGAACGGTGGCCACCGCCTGGTGAACGAATTTGGTCCAGACCAATTGCGTTGTCAAGTCCCAGGAGGGGTTCCGGTGGGCGCCAACGCCCTTGTCGCCGCGTCAAGTTGGGGCATATGTGCCTACGCTGTGTCGATCATGCCCGCACCTTCGGTGAGATGATCTTCCGGATTCAGTGTTGAGCGGCGCATGCCGTGGATATGGTGCTGTTGCAGGACGATGCCATTGGACGTCACAGGGGCCATCTGAGGCGGTGGTCGACCACCCCGCCGCAGTGAACGGGGTGTGTGCAGCCGTGCCGACCGCGATAGCCGTCACCAGTCCCGACCTGGTGCTGCCACCACTCGACCGGCAGACCCCGCCCGCCGCCGTCCAGCCCCAGCCCACCCTCGAACAGTCCCTCGACGCAATGCACACGCTCATCGAGCAGCACGGGTACGTCATCGCCCTGCACTCCGCCTCCGGCGACGACCCGGCCGTCCAGCGGCTGCGCACCGTCCGCTCCGTCCTGGAGAGCGACCGCATCGCGCTGGTCGGCGTCGAACTGCCCCCGCTCGGAGTCGCGCTGCTCGCCCAGCAGTTACGACAGCTGTCCGTCTGCGACTTCAGCCCGGGCGTACTGGCGTCGTCGGTGCGTCTGCTCGCCCACTACATCTACGCCGGCGCCCTCCTCGGCTCGGTCGCCAAGCTCGACCGCGTGTCCGTCTCGCTGACCTCCCACGCCAAGTCATGGGTGCCGGGCGCCCAGTTCGCCGTACTCGCCCATCCGCGGCCGCAGCTCGTACGGGTCGGGCAGGAGGAGTTACCGGGCCCCGAGTTCGGCACCCGGATGCTCATCGCCTCCGGGCAGCCTCCCTCGGACTGGGTCACCGCCTCGCTCGCGCCGGCCTGGCGCGTACAGGGCGTCGCGACCGTTCCCCTGCCACAGGGGTCCGCGCGCTGGTGGGGAACGAACCGGATCGTCGAATTCGCCGCCGGCCTGCACGACGTGTCCGTGCTCTACCAACTCGTCTCGTCCGTACGGCGCGAGCTGTGCCGCTGGTGCGGCCTCGAACTCATCGGCGACCGCTGCGGATTCTGCGCCGCACCCCTGCCGCCACCTCCCGAACCCCAGCCGGCCACGGCCGTCCGCGCGCTGCCCCGGGGCGGCACGTAGGGGCGTACGTACGACTCCACAGCGCGAACGCACGGCAGCACGACCGGGCACCAACGTACGACTGGGCGCCAGCACCAACGCACGGCAGCGCGAACGCACGACTGAGCGCCAACGCACGGCAGCACCAACGCACGACTGAGGACAAACGCACGACAGCAAGACCGCTCGACCGCCGTCCCCCAACCGCTCCGATCGAGGTCCGCGTCACATGAACTCACGCCAGCGCCGCGGCGTCATCCTGCTGGTTCTCTCGGCTCTCGCCGCCGTCGGCGCCTTCGCCGGAGTGCTGTCCGTGATCCGTGACGTGAACTCCAAGGTCGGCCCCGAGGTGACGGCGTACCGGCTCAAGGACGACATCGCGCCCTACAAGGAGCTCGCGGCCGACCAGTTCCAGAAGATCTCCATGCCCAAGCGGTGGTTGTCCGCGACCGCCGTCACCCGTCTCGACCAGATCCGCGGCAAGATCGCCGTGACCAAGCTGGAGAAGGGTTCCCTGCTCCAGACCGACATGATCGTCGACCGGCCCGAACTCCAGGCGGGGCAGCAGGAGATCGCGATCATGATCGACGCCTCGACCGGAGTCGCCGGCAAGATCAACCCCGGCTCGCTGGTCAACATCTACGCCACCTTCAAGGCCGAAGGCGGCAAGGGCAAGGACGAGTCCAAGGTCATCGTGACCAACGCCCGCGTCCTCGACGTCGGCAAGCTCACGGCCCTGGATCCGGGGCAGTCCAGCAGCGACCGCCGGCGCACCGCCGCCGAGGCCGTCCCCATCACCTTCGCGCTCGGCACGACGGACGCCCAACGGGTCGCGTACGCCGAGTCGTTCGCGGAACACGTCCGGCTGGCCCTGGTCGCGGGCGGCTCCGAGACCACGGTCCCCCCGGGCGACCGCACGTACACCCTCGACCAGGACAAGTAGGAGGCCGCGCATGAGGTCCGTCCCGGTCCACAGCGGGCCCGTCCCCATGAGGTGTCGCCGATGACCATCCGCATCCTCCCCGCCGTCGGCGACCTCGACGCCGCCCGCTCGCTCACCACCCTCCTCAGCCAGCTCGCCGACGCCGAGCCCGCCGCGCCCGTCCAGGACTCCACGGCCCTGCTCGACACCCTCGCGCGGCTGGCCGGTGAGTCCCTCGACGAGCTGCCCGAGGTCGTCCTCGTGCACGAGCGGATCGGGCCCGTCCCCGCGCTCGAACTGATCCGCGACCTGGTGATGCGGTTCCCGGCGGTCGGGGTCGTCCTGATCACCGCGGACACGAGCACGGGCGTGCTCACCGCCGCGATGGACTCCGGCGCCCGCGGCATCGTCACCCTGCCCCTGGGCTACGACGCCCTCGCCGAACGCGTCCAGGCCGCCGCCGCCTGGTCGGCCGGCATGCGGCGCCATCTGAGCAGCGGGACACCCGAGCTGTACGCCGGGCCCGGCGGCACCGTGGTCGCGGTGACCGGCGCCAAGGGCGGCGTCGGCTCGACGGTCACGGCCGTCCAGCTGGCGCTCGCGGCACGGGCGTCGGGCCGTACGGTCGCCCTGGTCGACCTCGACCTCCAGTCCGGGGACGTCGCCTCGTACCTGGACGTGCAGTTCCGGCGTTCGATCGCCGACCTCGCCGGCATCACCGACATCAACCCGCGCGTCCTCCAGGACGCGGTCTACACCCACGACAGCGGCATCGGACTCCTGCTCGCCCCCGCCGAGGGCGAACGCGGCGAGGAGGTGACGGACCGGGTGGCCCGTCAGGTCCTCGGCGCACTGCGCTCCCGCCACGACGTGGTGATCGTCGACTGCGGCTCCCAGATGAACTCGGCCACCGCCGCGGCCGTCGAGGTCGCCGACCAGGCGCTGCTCCTGGTGACCCCCGACGTGGTCGCGGTCCGCGCCGCCAAACGCATGGTCCGCCTGTGGGACCGGCTCCAGATCCGCAAGGCCGAGGAGACACTGACGGTCGTCAACCGCCACTCGCGTGGTACGGAGATCCAGCCGGCCCTCGTCGAACGCATCACCGGCACGAAGGTCGCCGGCGCCGCGGTCCCGGCCGCCTTCAAGGAACTCCAGTCGGTCGTCGACGCCGGGCGCCTCCAGGACCTCGAAGCCCGCTCCACGGTGAAGCAGGCCCTGTGGGCGCTGGCGGGCGAGCTGGGCCTGGTGGCGGTGCAGGAGGGCGGCGGCGGGCGACGACGGAAGGCGTCGTCGTCGGACCGGGGGGCGCTGAGCCTGTGGCGCAAGGGCGGCGACCGGGGTTCGGTGACCCTTGAGTTCGCCGGGATGTTCCCGCTCCTCCTGGTCGTGATGGCGCTGCTGTGGGAGTGCGCCCTGTACGGCTACACGTACTCGCTGGCGGGCAACGCGGCGGACGAGGCGGCGCGGGCGGCCACGGCGGCGCACGCCGTGGACGGTGACTTCGTGGCAGCGTGCAAGTCGGCGGGCGCCAAGCACCTGCCGGGCGCGTGGAGCGGCGCGGAGATCAGCTGCACCCCGGACGGCTCGGTGATGAGGGCGACGGTGCACGCGGACGTCCCCCTGTTCTTCCCGGGCGTCAACCCGGGCTGGCAGGTCAACGGCTCGGCGGGGGCCGCGCTGGAGGGGGACGGCCGATGAGGGCTCTTCTCCGCCGCCGTGAGGCGACGCTGACGCGACGGCGCTCCGCCACGGCGGCGGAGCCGGACGCTGCCGGGCCCACCACGACCCGTCGCTGGAACGACCACGGCGTCTCCATGCTCGAATTCGCCGGCTTCCTGCCCATCCTGCTCGTCATCGGCATGGCCGCCATCCAGCTCGGCCTGATCGGCTACGGCATCAACCAGGCCGGTACCGGCGCCCGCGCCGCGGCCCGTGTCGCCTCCCAGAACGGCGACGGAGCGGCGGCGGGCGCGGCGTCCGTCAGCGGCTGGCTCGACCCCGCGGTCGACGCCCCCAAGGGCCCCGACACCACCACCGCCACCGTCACGGTCCGCGTCCCCGCCGTGATCCCCCTCTTCAGCGGCTGGACCGTCACCCGCCACGCCACCATGCCCAACGACCCCGAGCCCCGGACACCGGAGAGGAGCTGACGACCGGCATGAGCCTCCGCTCCCGTATCACCGCCCCCGACGACGGGGGAGCCGCCCGCGAGGACGGGCACCTCGTCGCGGTCTACCGCGCCAAGCTCCTCGAAGAGATCGACCTCGCCGAGATGTCCGGCCTCGCCACCGCCGAGCGCCGGGTCCGTCTGGAGCGCGTCCTCGGCCACATCATCAGCCGCGAGGGTCCGGTCCTCTCCTCCTCCGAACGCTCCCAGCTGATCCGCCGGGTCGTCGACGAGGCCCTCGGGCTCGGCGTCCTCGAACCGCTCCTGGCCGACGCGTCGATCACCGAGATCATGGTGAACGGACCGGACTCGATCTTCGTGGAGCGGGCCGGCCGTGTGGAGCAGCTCCCGCTCCGTTTCGCCTCCACCGAACAGCTGATGCAGACGATCGAGCGGATCGTCTCGACGGTCAACCGCCGCGTCGACGAGTCGAACCCCATGGTCGACGCCCGCCTCCCCACCGGCGAACGCGTCAACGTCATCATCCCGCCGCTCGCCCTGAGCGGCCCCACCCTCACGATCCGCCGCTTCCCGCGCGCGTACACACTCCCCGAACTCATCGGCCTCGGCTCGCTCGACGAGCAGATGCTGATGCTGCTCGCCGCGTTCGTCCGCGCCCGCTTCAACGTGATCGTCAGCGGCGGTACGGGCAGCGGGAAGACCACCCTGCTCAACGCCCTCTCCGGCCTCATCCCGTCCCACGAGCGCATCATCACCATCGAGGACTCCGCCGAACTCCAGCTCCAGCAGGAGCATGTGATCCGCCTGGAGTCCCGCCCGCCGAACGTCGAGGGCAAGGGCCGGATCACCATCCGCGACCTGGTCCGCAACAGCCTCCGGATGCGCCCCGACCGCATCATCGTCGGTGAGGTCCGCGGCGGCGAGACCCTCGACATGCTCCAGGCGATGTCCACGGGCCACGACGGCTCCCTCGCCACCGTCCACGCCAACTCGGCGGAGGACGCGCTGATGCGGCTGCAGACCCTCGGCTCGATGTCCGAGGTGATGATCCCGTTCGAGGCGCTCAAGGACCAGATCAACTCGGCGGTGGACGTGGTGGTCCAGCTCGCCCGGTACGCCGACGGCTCCCGCAAGGTCGTGGAGGTCGCGCTCGTCGTGTCGCACGGCCGCGAACAGTTCCGGATCGCCACGGTGTCCCGTTTCGCCCCCCAGCCCCTCGGCGCCGACCGGGTCGTCCGGGGCCACTTCGAGCACCTCCCCCTGCCCAGGGGGGTCGCGGAGAAGCTGTACGGCGCGGGCGAACCGCTCCCGCCGGCCTTCGGCGTCGCGGAGGCCATCGACGTACTCAACACGAGGCAGGCCATCGGATGACACCGCAGCGAGAGATCCCGGAGAGGAGCGACCGATGAACGACCCCGCCCTTCTCACCCTCGGCGCCACCGTCCTCACCGGCACGTTCGCCGTCGCGGGCGTGCACATCTACGCCTCCGGCCGCGCCCAGCGCCAGGCGCTCGTCGACCGGCTCTCCGGCAGGGCGGCCGGGCCGTCGCGCACGGCGGCGGGCCGCGTCCGGCGCTTCGCGGCCGTCGACCGCCGGCTGCGCCGCACGCGCCTGGGCCGCACCATCCACCTGCGCCTGTCGGCGACCGGACTCGATCTGACGGCGGGCGAGTTCTTCACATACGTCACGGCCGTCGTCGTGGCGCTGTGGCTGCTGGCGGCGGCGACCCTGGCCCCGTTCTTCGGCCCGATCGCCGCGCTCGTCGGCGTGTGGAGCGCGGCCGTCTTCCTCAACTGGCAGCGGCAGAAACGCATCGAGGCCTTCATCAACCAGCTCCCCGACGTGGCCCGC
The Streptomyces sp. CGMCC 4.7035 DNA segment above includes these coding regions:
- a CDS encoding chitinase; the protein is MLRRRRTLAGAAVAALALSFLGAGNAAAADVNNAKNTGFESGLSNWTCSAGSGTTVSSPVHGGAAALKATPAGQDYAQCTQTVAVKPNSTYTLSSWVQGGYAFLGATGTGTTDVSTWTADSTSWKQLSTTFTTGASTTSVTVYLHGWYGQAAYYADDVSVYGPDGGGGGDPAPTIPSAPTNLAVSSTTSSSVSLAWSAVSNATGYNVYQGGTKVAAVTGTSATVTGLSASTSYSFQVTATNAAGESAKSATVTATTAASGGGGGGGGAALPKHAVTGYWQNFNNGATVQKISDVPSQYDIIAVAFADATSTPGAVSFTLDSAGLGGYTVDQFKADIKAKQAAGKKVIVSVGGQNGTISVADSTSATNFANSVYSLMQTYGFDGVDIDLENSLNATYMTQALRQLSSKAGSSLIITMAPQTIDMQSTSNAYFQTALNIKDILTVVNTQYYNSGSMLGCDGKVYSQGSVDFLTALACIQLEGGLSPSQVGLGVPASTSGAGSGYVSPTVVNNALDCLAKATNCGSFKPSKTYPDLRGAMTWSTNWDAAAGNAWSSAVGPHVHALP
- the cpaB gene encoding Flp pilus assembly protein CpaB; its protein translation is MNSRQRRGVILLVLSALAAVGAFAGVLSVIRDVNSKVGPEVTAYRLKDDIAPYKELAADQFQKISMPKRWLSATAVTRLDQIRGKIAVTKLEKGSLLQTDMIVDRPELQAGQQEIAIMIDASTGVAGKINPGSLVNIYATFKAEGGKGKDESKVIVTNARVLDVGKLTALDPGQSSSDRRRTAAEAVPITFALGTTDAQRVAYAESFAEHVRLALVAGGSETTVPPGDRTYTLDQDK
- a CDS encoding AAA family ATPase gives rise to the protein MTIRILPAVGDLDAARSLTTLLSQLADAEPAAPVQDSTALLDTLARLAGESLDELPEVVLVHERIGPVPALELIRDLVMRFPAVGVVLITADTSTGVLTAAMDSGARGIVTLPLGYDALAERVQAAAAWSAGMRRHLSSGTPELYAGPGGTVVAVTGAKGGVGSTVTAVQLALAARASGRTVALVDLDLQSGDVASYLDVQFRRSIADLAGITDINPRVLQDAVYTHDSGIGLLLAPAEGERGEEVTDRVARQVLGALRSRHDVVIVDCGSQMNSATAAAVEVADQALLLVTPDVVAVRAAKRMVRLWDRLQIRKAEETLTVVNRHSRGTEIQPALVERITGTKVAGAAVPAAFKELQSVVDAGRLQDLEARSTVKQALWALAGELGLVAVQEGGGGRRRKASSSDRGALSLWRKGGDRGSVTLEFAGMFPLLLVVMALLWECALYGYTYSLAGNAADEAARAATAAHAVDGDFVAACKSAGAKHLPGAWSGAEISCTPDGSVMRATVHADVPLFFPGVNPGWQVNGSAGAALEGDGR
- a CDS encoding TadE family protein; its protein translation is MRALLRRREATLTRRRSATAAEPDAAGPTTTRRWNDHGVSMLEFAGFLPILLVIGMAAIQLGLIGYGINQAGTGARAAARVASQNGDGAAAGAASVSGWLDPAVDAPKGPDTTTATVTVRVPAVIPLFSGWTVTRHATMPNDPEPRTPERS
- a CDS encoding CpaF family protein is translated as MSLRSRITAPDDGGAAREDGHLVAVYRAKLLEEIDLAEMSGLATAERRVRLERVLGHIISREGPVLSSSERSQLIRRVVDEALGLGVLEPLLADASITEIMVNGPDSIFVERAGRVEQLPLRFASTEQLMQTIERIVSTVNRRVDESNPMVDARLPTGERVNVIIPPLALSGPTLTIRRFPRAYTLPELIGLGSLDEQMLMLLAAFVRARFNVIVSGGTGSGKTTLLNALSGLIPSHERIITIEDSAELQLQQEHVIRLESRPPNVEGKGRITIRDLVRNSLRMRPDRIIVGEVRGGETLDMLQAMSTGHDGSLATVHANSAEDALMRLQTLGSMSEVMIPFEALKDQINSAVDVVVQLARYADGSRKVVEVALVVSHGREQFRIATVSRFAPQPLGADRVVRGHFEHLPLPRGVAEKLYGAGEPLPPAFGVAEAIDVLNTRQAIG